A single window of Jiangella alkaliphila DNA harbors:
- a CDS encoding MFS transporter: MPKPTALRRRLRPLQLAVVLQAVLLWVPIEKLFLSEIGFDPMTIGIMTAVYAGVVPLIEIPSGVLADRWSRRSVLLTGTAGLAGAALIGGLSTGVPLYLVSAMSLGVYFAMSTGTLDAVVYDTVLEETGSSDAYERTLGRIRLIESVSLVGSSLAGGWLAGLLSLRATYFLTVPFMVLAAVALLWFREPRLHEAGRPESLRRHLAQTYRILGDRGRVLPIVAAIVLAAVTTSFLFEFGPLWLVALAVPAVAFGPYWAALTAAFGIAGALAGRVRLDSPRVAVGGTALLAATGLVLTTGASAALIVPAQVVMAVLTILAGIHLSKLLHDAVPSAVRSGVASGVSALSWMVFLPVALVAGAVIDGGGVRSAGWMVLATAILTGVLLVGLARRSAAAPAPAPCPEAELVGAR, translated from the coding sequence ATGCCGAAACCAACCGCGTTGCGCCGCCGGCTGCGTCCGCTGCAGTTGGCCGTTGTCCTGCAGGCCGTCCTGCTGTGGGTGCCGATCGAGAAGCTGTTCCTCAGCGAGATCGGCTTCGACCCGATGACCATCGGCATCATGACCGCCGTCTACGCCGGTGTGGTGCCGCTGATCGAGATCCCGTCGGGCGTGCTGGCCGACCGGTGGAGCCGGCGGTCGGTGCTGCTCACCGGGACCGCCGGACTGGCGGGCGCGGCGCTGATCGGTGGCCTGAGCACCGGCGTCCCGCTGTACCTGGTCAGCGCGATGTCGCTGGGCGTGTACTTCGCGATGTCGACCGGCACGCTGGACGCCGTCGTCTACGACACCGTGCTCGAGGAGACCGGCTCCAGCGACGCGTACGAGCGCACCCTCGGCCGGATCCGGCTGATCGAGAGCGTCTCGCTGGTGGGCAGCTCGTTGGCCGGCGGCTGGCTGGCCGGACTGCTGTCGCTGCGGGCGACCTACTTCCTGACCGTGCCGTTCATGGTGCTGGCGGCCGTGGCGCTGCTGTGGTTCCGGGAGCCGCGGCTGCATGAGGCCGGCCGGCCGGAGTCGCTGCGCCGGCACCTCGCGCAGACCTACCGGATCCTCGGCGACCGCGGCCGGGTGCTGCCGATCGTGGCCGCGATCGTGCTGGCCGCCGTGACGACGTCGTTCCTGTTCGAGTTCGGGCCGCTGTGGCTGGTGGCGCTGGCCGTCCCGGCGGTCGCGTTCGGGCCGTACTGGGCGGCGCTGACGGCGGCGTTCGGCATCGCCGGCGCGCTGGCCGGGCGGGTGCGGCTGGACTCGCCCCGGGTGGCGGTGGGCGGGACGGCCCTGCTGGCGGCGACCGGGCTGGTGCTGACGACGGGCGCCTCGGCCGCGCTGATCGTGCCGGCGCAGGTCGTCATGGCCGTGCTGACCATCCTCGCCGGCATCCACCTGTCGAAGCTGTTGCACGACGCGGTGCCGTCGGCCGTCCGCTCCGGTGTGGCGTCGGGCGTGAGCGCGCTGTCGTGGATGGTGTTCCTGCCGGTCGCGCTGGTGGCGGGGGCCGTCATCGACGGCGGTGGCGTGCGGTCGGCCGGCTGGATGGTGCTGGCGACGGCGATCTTGACCGGTGTCCTGCTGGTCGGCCTGGCCCGCCGGTCGGCGGCGGCGCCGGCGCCGGCGCCGTGCCCCGAGGCCGAGCTCGTCGGCGCCCGCTGA
- a CDS encoding ABC transporter permease yields the protein MTTATAARPAPAELSPRVGVGEGIRQTMTLAWRTIVQVRHNPWELGDFSIQPIMFVLLFTYVFGGAIAGSTGEYLTFALPGIIVMNMLFITMYVGTGLNIDLTKGVFDRLRSLPIARWAPMAGRIIADQVKQAWSILLLLAIGMVLGFRIGTDVWSVLAAIGLLLVFALAFSWVSVLVGVVAKDPEKVQLFGFTALFPVTFVSNVFAPTNTMPSWLQPIVEANPVTILADACRALMVGDDTIDTEWYVESATGPAVQSLIWAAAIAAVFAPLSVWALRRRV from the coding sequence ATGACCACCGCCACCGCGGCCCGTCCCGCACCGGCCGAGCTGAGCCCGCGCGTCGGAGTCGGCGAGGGCATCCGGCAGACCATGACGCTGGCCTGGCGCACCATCGTCCAGGTCCGGCACAACCCGTGGGAGCTGGGCGACTTCAGCATCCAGCCGATCATGTTCGTGCTGCTGTTCACCTACGTGTTCGGCGGTGCCATCGCCGGGTCGACCGGTGAGTACCTCACGTTCGCGCTGCCCGGCATCATCGTCATGAACATGCTGTTCATCACCATGTACGTCGGCACCGGCCTGAACATCGACCTCACCAAAGGCGTCTTCGACCGGCTGCGGTCGCTGCCCATCGCGCGGTGGGCGCCCATGGCCGGGCGCATCATCGCCGACCAGGTCAAGCAGGCGTGGTCGATCCTGCTGCTGCTGGCCATCGGCATGGTGCTCGGCTTCCGCATCGGCACCGACGTCTGGTCGGTGCTGGCGGCGATCGGCCTCCTGCTGGTGTTCGCGCTCGCGTTCTCGTGGGTGTCGGTGCTGGTGGGCGTGGTGGCGAAAGATCCCGAGAAGGTGCAGCTGTTCGGCTTCACGGCGCTGTTCCCGGTGACGTTCGTCAGCAACGTGTTCGCGCCGACCAACACCATGCCGAGCTGGCTGCAACCGATCGTCGAGGCGAACCCGGTCACCATCCTGGCCGACGCCTGCCGGGCGCTCATGGTGGGCGACGACACCATCGACACCGAGTGGTACGTCGAGTCCGCCACCGGTCCGGCCGTGCAGTCGCTGATCTGGGCGGCCGCCATCGCCGCGGTGTTCGCGCCGCTCTCGGTGTGGGCGCTGCGCCGGCGGGTCTGA
- a CDS encoding substrate-binding domain-containing protein, with translation MKASRIGATVVAGLLALGLAACGSDDSDDTSSDGGGDGDYTVGVANFTLGGPYFNGMDTAIRAQADERGVEAISTDANGDAAKLASDVEDLISRGVDAVIISGGPLESAPAVLNSLDAAGIPVVLVDRQFQSGEYTSWLGPDNERIGVQDGEFIAEYLPDGGKVGIIKGGPADNSIGLARTEGFTSVIGADDRFEVVEAPDFGGWGSDGGLTVMENLLASHPDLAAVFCENDAMCLGAQRAIDNAGLTDQIVLAGVDGQLEALEAIAAGGNYVVTGLNSADEIGRLGLDRALDILDGEDVEKDTVVDSPQITQENAQEHIDRLNEITGS, from the coding sequence ATGAAGGCTTCCCGGATCGGTGCCACAGTGGTCGCCGGACTGCTCGCCCTCGGGCTCGCGGCCTGCGGCTCGGACGACTCCGACGACACCAGCAGCGACGGCGGAGGCGACGGCGACTACACGGTCGGCGTCGCGAACTTCACCCTCGGCGGCCCGTACTTCAACGGCATGGACACCGCGATCCGCGCCCAGGCCGACGAGCGCGGCGTCGAGGCGATCAGCACCGACGCCAACGGCGACGCCGCCAAGCTCGCCTCCGACGTCGAGGACCTGATCAGCCGCGGCGTCGACGCCGTCATCATCTCCGGCGGCCCGCTGGAGTCCGCGCCCGCGGTGCTCAACTCGCTCGACGCCGCCGGCATCCCCGTCGTGCTGGTCGACCGGCAGTTCCAGTCCGGCGAGTACACCAGCTGGCTGGGCCCGGACAACGAGCGCATCGGCGTCCAGGACGGCGAGTTCATCGCCGAGTACCTGCCCGACGGCGGCAAGGTCGGCATCATCAAGGGCGGCCCGGCCGACAACAGCATCGGGCTGGCCCGCACCGAGGGCTTCACGTCCGTCATCGGCGCGGACGACCGGTTCGAGGTCGTCGAGGCGCCCGACTTCGGCGGCTGGGGCTCCGACGGCGGCCTGACCGTCATGGAGAACCTGCTCGCGTCGCACCCGGACCTCGCCGCGGTGTTCTGCGAGAACGACGCGATGTGCCTGGGCGCGCAGCGGGCCATCGACAACGCCGGCCTGACCGACCAGATCGTGCTCGCCGGCGTCGACGGCCAGCTGGAGGCGCTGGAGGCGATCGCCGCCGGCGGCAACTACGTCGTCACCGGCCTGAACAGCGCCGACGAGATCGGCCGGCTCGGCCTGGACCGTGCGCTGGACATCCTGGACGGCGAGGACGTCGAGAAGGACACCGTCGTCGACTCCCCGCAGATCACCCAGGAGAACGCGCAGGAGCACATCGACCGGCTGAACGAGATCACCGGCTCGTAA
- a CDS encoding RNA polymerase sigma factor — translation MPPPELPPDDVLTGLLLAGDESAFAQVVDAWSPGMVRLARVYVSTEDSAAEVVQEAWLAVVRGIGTFAGRSSLRTWVYRIVANLARRRGGREARTVPASSLRGVGDGGGPTVDPARFAAPGHPLAGHWERPPTPWPTPEQALLAAEVRSEVTAALAGLPARQRVVITLRDVHGYDAAEVCSILEISAANQRVLLHRARATVRLRLERYFDHAAVRTGEEVP, via the coding sequence GTGCCGCCCCCCGAGCTGCCGCCCGACGACGTGCTCACCGGCCTGCTGCTGGCCGGTGACGAGTCGGCGTTCGCGCAGGTCGTCGACGCGTGGTCGCCGGGCATGGTCCGGCTGGCCCGGGTCTACGTGTCGACGGAGGACTCGGCGGCCGAGGTGGTCCAGGAGGCGTGGCTGGCCGTCGTCCGCGGCATCGGCACGTTCGCCGGACGGTCGTCGCTGCGCACCTGGGTCTACCGCATCGTCGCGAACCTCGCCCGCCGGCGCGGCGGGCGCGAAGCGCGTACCGTCCCGGCCAGCAGCCTGCGCGGCGTGGGCGACGGCGGCGGTCCCACCGTCGACCCGGCCAGGTTCGCCGCCCCCGGGCACCCGTTGGCCGGCCACTGGGAGCGGCCGCCGACGCCCTGGCCCACGCCCGAACAGGCGCTGCTGGCGGCCGAGGTCCGGTCCGAGGTGACGGCCGCGCTGGCCGGGCTGCCGGCCCGGCAACGCGTGGTCATCACCCTGCGTGACGTGCACGGTTACGACGCGGCCGAGGTGTGCTCGATACTGGAGATCTCGGCGGCGAACCAGCGGGTGTTGCTGCACCGGGCCCGGGCCACGGTCCGGCTCCGGTTGGAGCGCTACTTCGACCACGCCGCCGTCCGCACCGGAGAGGAGGTGCCGTGA
- a CDS encoding ATP-binding cassette domain-containing protein — MDHAIQAEGLVKRFGETTALDGVSLSVRTGTVLGLLGPNGAGKTTAVRIFATLLRPDDGHASVGGYDVIRQAHQARQLIGLTGQYAAVDEMLTGAENLLLIGRLLGVPRAAAKQRARELLTEFDLTDAADRAAKTYSGGMRRRLDLAASLVGRPSILFLDEPTTGLDPRARSELWALTRGLVAKGVTVLLTTQYLDEADALADEITVIDHGRVIASGTPDELKAKTGSQTLVVRPEDDTKLGVVVSVVADLTKTTPEIDGPRVTAQVADPAVLPAVVRRLDDAGVLVIELTLRGASLNEVFLSLTGRPVEDETESEGRPA, encoded by the coding sequence ATGGACCACGCCATCCAGGCCGAGGGCCTGGTGAAGCGCTTCGGCGAGACGACGGCGCTCGACGGCGTCAGCCTGTCCGTGCGCACCGGCACGGTGCTCGGTCTGCTCGGCCCCAACGGCGCCGGCAAGACCACGGCCGTGCGCATCTTCGCCACCCTGCTCCGGCCCGACGACGGCCACGCGTCGGTCGGCGGCTACGACGTCATCCGGCAGGCGCACCAGGCCCGCCAGCTCATCGGGCTCACCGGGCAGTACGCGGCGGTCGACGAGATGCTCACCGGTGCCGAGAACCTGCTGCTCATCGGCCGGCTGCTGGGCGTGCCGCGGGCGGCCGCGAAGCAGCGGGCGCGCGAACTGCTGACCGAGTTCGACCTCACCGACGCCGCCGACCGCGCGGCCAAGACGTACTCCGGCGGCATGCGGCGCCGGCTCGACCTCGCCGCCAGCCTGGTCGGCCGTCCGTCCATCCTGTTCCTCGACGAGCCCACCACCGGGCTCGACCCACGGGCCCGCTCGGAGCTGTGGGCGCTGACCCGCGGCCTGGTCGCCAAGGGCGTCACCGTGCTGCTCACCACGCAGTACCTCGACGAGGCCGACGCGCTGGCCGACGAGATCACCGTCATCGACCACGGCCGGGTCATCGCGTCCGGCACGCCCGACGAGCTGAAGGCCAAGACCGGCTCGCAGACCCTGGTCGTCCGGCCCGAGGACGACACCAAGCTCGGGGTCGTCGTCTCCGTCGTGGCCGACCTGACGAAGACCACCCCCGAGATCGACGGACCCCGGGTCACCGCGCAGGTCGCCGACCCCGCCGTTCTGCCGGCCGTGGTCCGCCGGCTCGACGACGCCGGCGTGCTGGTCATCGAGCTGACGCTGCGCGGCGCCAGCCTCAACGAGGTGTTCCTCTCGCTCACCGGGCGGCCGGTCGAAGACGAGACCGAGTCCGAAGGGAGGCCGGCATGA
- a CDS encoding class I SAM-dependent methyltransferase — translation MRPSWKLDETAHAGHEHLDPAFVAGFDRKQGYPDPASDIALLDERGVRSVVDIGAGTGQFAVPAAARFDRVVAVDVSPAMVDYLRSQAESAGVTLELAQAGFVSYEHQGEPVDAVYTRHALHQLPDFWKVVALHRIARILGPGGVLRLRDLVYDFPSAATEQIMDRWVSGGVADPAEGYTGADYAEHVRTENSTFRWLLEPMLDHAGFDIADVEYDAAGLFGAYTCVKR, via the coding sequence ATGCGCCCGTCCTGGAAGCTCGACGAGACCGCCCACGCCGGCCACGAGCACCTCGACCCGGCGTTCGTGGCCGGGTTCGACCGCAAACAGGGCTATCCCGACCCCGCCTCCGACATCGCGCTGCTGGACGAGCGCGGCGTCCGCTCCGTCGTCGACATCGGCGCCGGCACCGGCCAGTTCGCCGTCCCGGCCGCCGCGCGGTTCGACCGCGTCGTGGCCGTCGACGTCTCACCGGCGATGGTCGACTACCTGCGGTCACAGGCCGAGAGCGCCGGCGTCACGTTGGAGCTGGCGCAGGCCGGGTTCGTCAGCTACGAGCACCAGGGCGAGCCGGTCGACGCCGTCTACACCCGGCACGCGCTGCACCAGCTGCCCGACTTCTGGAAGGTCGTCGCGCTGCACCGCATCGCCCGCATCCTGGGGCCCGGCGGCGTGCTGCGGCTGCGCGACCTCGTCTACGACTTCCCGTCCGCGGCGACCGAGCAGATCATGGACCGCTGGGTGTCCGGCGGCGTGGCCGACCCGGCGGAGGGGTACACCGGCGCCGACTACGCCGAGCACGTCCGCACCGAGAACAGCACCTTCCGCTGGCTGCTCGAGCCGATGCTCGACCACGCCGGCTTCGACATCGCCGACGTCGAGTACGACGCCGCCGGCCTGTTCGGCGCCTACACCTGCGTCAAACGCTGA
- a CDS encoding sugar ABC transporter ATP-binding protein, whose amino-acid sequence MTLRIRGVRKSFGSVEVLHGVDLEAAKGEVVAVVGANGAGKSTLIKILAGAQPASSGELSLDGERLDLRSPHDAHEAGIRTVYQELTLVPELTVTENLLIGALPRRAGLIDWPAAHRRAQALLDELGFGGVKATTKAGRLSVARQQMVEIAKALVSEPKVLVLDEPSAVLAGSDLDSLFALIRRLQERGVIVVYISHRLAEVAALANSIVVIRDGSVVATTTPAQTDETELIALMAGRRLERIYPDRRPPAGDPVLQVNGLSREGEFADVSFELRAGEIVGLFGLVGAGRSELALCLFGATRPDGGTVRLDGAQLRAGGPGAAIGSGLALVTEDRKRTGIVASMTVRDNIALATMRSTMRGPLIDGPKQSAQVADMVQRFDIRPAHSAGMRIDRLSGGNQQKAILAKWLLAGPRVLILDEPTRGVDMATRVDIYRTVDELARSGCTVLLISSDLTEVIGATDRVLVMHEGRIAGELDSAGATEDQVLARSIGEAA is encoded by the coding sequence GTGACGCTGCGGATCCGCGGGGTACGCAAGTCCTTCGGGTCGGTCGAGGTCCTGCACGGCGTCGACCTCGAGGCCGCGAAGGGTGAGGTGGTCGCCGTCGTCGGTGCCAACGGCGCCGGCAAGTCGACGCTGATCAAGATCCTGGCCGGCGCGCAGCCGGCGTCGTCGGGCGAGCTGTCGCTCGACGGCGAACGACTGGACCTGCGCTCCCCGCACGACGCGCACGAGGCCGGCATCCGCACCGTCTACCAGGAGCTCACGCTGGTGCCGGAGCTGACCGTCACCGAGAACCTGCTGATCGGCGCGCTGCCGCGGCGGGCCGGGCTGATCGACTGGCCGGCCGCGCACCGGCGGGCCCAGGCGCTGCTCGACGAGCTCGGCTTCGGCGGCGTCAAGGCGACGACCAAGGCGGGCCGGCTCAGCGTGGCTCGTCAGCAGATGGTCGAGATCGCGAAGGCGCTGGTCAGCGAGCCGAAGGTGCTGGTGCTGGACGAGCCGTCCGCGGTGCTGGCCGGCAGCGACCTCGACTCGCTGTTCGCCCTGATCCGGCGGCTGCAGGAGCGCGGCGTCATCGTCGTCTACATCTCGCACCGGCTGGCCGAGGTCGCGGCGCTGGCGAACTCGATCGTCGTCATCCGCGACGGCTCCGTCGTCGCCACCACCACGCCGGCGCAGACCGACGAGACCGAGCTGATCGCGCTGATGGCCGGGCGCCGGCTGGAGCGCATCTACCCCGACCGCCGCCCGCCCGCCGGTGACCCCGTCCTGCAGGTGAACGGCCTCAGCCGCGAGGGCGAGTTCGCCGACGTCAGCTTCGAGCTGCGCGCCGGCGAGATCGTCGGCCTGTTCGGGCTGGTCGGCGCCGGCCGCAGCGAGCTGGCGCTGTGCCTGTTCGGCGCCACCCGGCCCGACGGCGGCACGGTGCGGCTGGACGGCGCGCAGCTGCGGGCCGGCGGTCCGGGCGCCGCCATCGGGTCCGGCCTGGCGCTGGTGACCGAGGACCGCAAGCGCACCGGCATCGTCGCGTCGATGACCGTCCGCGACAACATCGCGCTGGCCACCATGCGCTCGACGATGCGCGGGCCGCTCATCGACGGGCCGAAGCAGAGCGCCCAGGTGGCCGACATGGTGCAGCGCTTCGACATCCGCCCCGCGCACAGCGCCGGCATGCGCATCGACCGGCTCAGCGGCGGCAACCAGCAGAAGGCGATCCTCGCCAAGTGGCTGCTGGCCGGCCCACGCGTACTCATCCTCGACGAGCCCACCCGCGGCGTCGACATGGCGACCCGGGTCGACATCTACCGCACCGTCGACGAGCTGGCCCGCTCCGGCTGCACGGTCCTGCTGATCTCGTCCGACCTGACGGAGGTCATCGGCGCGACCGACCGGGTGCTCGTCATGCACGAGGGGCGGATCGCCGGCGAGCTGGACTCGGCTGGCGCCACGGAGGACCAGGTGCTCGCGCGTTCGATCGGAGAGGCAGCATGA
- a CDS encoding ABC transporter permease, protein MTSQTAPPPVEDDRRSTRRQLPRLVVGGRDVTSGVGFVVALALLVVLAAVTTENFLTEQNLTNLLRQMVTVGLLAYGMLVVILTAGIDLSVGSVVAFSGIVSAGLVSDLPIPLALAVGVAAGLGFGLVNGLLIAGFDLAPFVVTLAALTTIRGLAFVYSEVPIAPEDPGFFTLGTALAGPIPVPTLIMIGVFLLGGVFLTRTPAGRAIVAIGGNRETVRLAGISVKKHLVLAYTISGTCAGLAGVILASRVGIAQPSVGVAFELDAIAACVIGGASLAGGRGSVRATLGGVLVLSLINNLLNLHGVQSFWQQVLKGLIIIAVIIVQRRSMGERA, encoded by the coding sequence ATGACATCCCAGACCGCACCGCCACCCGTCGAGGACGACCGCCGGAGCACCCGGCGGCAGCTGCCTCGGCTCGTGGTCGGCGGCCGCGACGTCACCAGCGGCGTCGGGTTCGTCGTCGCCCTGGCGCTGCTCGTGGTCCTGGCGGCCGTCACCACGGAGAACTTCCTGACCGAGCAGAACCTCACCAACCTGCTGCGGCAGATGGTGACGGTCGGGCTGCTCGCCTACGGGATGCTGGTCGTCATCCTCACCGCGGGTATCGACCTGTCGGTCGGGTCGGTCGTCGCGTTCTCCGGCATCGTCAGCGCGGGGCTGGTGTCCGACCTGCCGATCCCGCTGGCGCTCGCCGTGGGCGTCGCGGCCGGCCTCGGGTTCGGGCTGGTCAACGGGTTGCTGATCGCCGGGTTCGACCTCGCGCCGTTCGTCGTCACGCTGGCCGCGCTGACCACGATCCGCGGCCTGGCGTTCGTGTACTCCGAGGTGCCGATCGCGCCGGAGGATCCCGGCTTCTTCACCCTCGGCACGGCGCTGGCCGGGCCGATCCCCGTCCCGACGCTGATCATGATCGGAGTGTTCCTGCTCGGCGGGGTCTTCCTCACCCGGACGCCGGCCGGGCGGGCCATCGTCGCGATCGGCGGCAACCGCGAGACCGTGCGGCTGGCCGGCATCAGCGTCAAGAAGCACCTGGTGCTGGCCTACACGATCAGCGGCACCTGCGCCGGCCTCGCGGGCGTCATCCTCGCCAGCCGGGTCGGCATCGCACAGCCCAGCGTCGGCGTCGCGTTCGAGCTGGACGCGATCGCCGCCTGCGTCATCGGCGGCGCCAGCCTGGCGGGTGGACGGGGGTCCGTGCGAGCGACGCTCGGCGGCGTCCTCGTCCTCTCGCTGATCAACAACCTGCTGAACCTGCACGGCGTCCAGAGCTTCTGGCAGCAGGTCCTCAAGGGCCTGATCATCATCGCCGTCATCATCGTCCAGCGCCGCTCCATGGGCGAGCGTGCCTGA
- a CDS encoding anti-sigma factor family protein gives MTESLNDPVDHLACNELVELVTAFLEGDLDPATERRVVDHISLCDGCHLYVDQVRQTTDVLAGLSGGAPLSPEDRERLLAAFRDSSA, from the coding sequence GTGACCGAGTCGCTGAACGACCCCGTCGACCACCTCGCCTGCAACGAGCTGGTCGAACTGGTCACCGCGTTCCTCGAGGGCGACCTCGACCCCGCCACCGAGCGGCGCGTCGTCGACCACATCTCGCTGTGCGACGGCTGCCACCTCTACGTCGACCAGGTGCGCCAGACCACCGACGTGCTGGCCGGGCTGTCCGGCGGCGCGCCGCTGTCGCCCGAGGACCGCGAGCGGCTGCTCGCCGCGTTCCGAGATTCCTCCGCCTGA